Proteins encoded within one genomic window of uncultured Desulfobacter sp.:
- a CDS encoding DUF2341 domain-containing protein, giving the protein MMIVMSSVCLPKADAWWNEEWEYRKKVALDTSSSGAYIQQNLMDFTVLVRLHTGNFDFTRVKENGEDLRFVSGDDATLLKYHIEMFDAFDEIALVWVKIPNMAPSSNQNSIYIYYGNESAVSGQDSKSSFDSLYQAVYHFNEFEGTPQDAASYSVHSSEYLAGQGLAGVIGNGATFSGAGYMKIPDNPALVFDKGLTFSTWIKIFQEQDDAWLFYRQSGDKSISIGINGTKVTAEIKAGEIVHSLEQTTDLPLEGWHHLAVTIDPDGKLVIYLDGAEAQWMKADADLSGITGDVFVGGADDGAHYFSGDMDELRISGIPRTGAWIRGLFTSQGPAASLCSYAIEEINESSGGMPVFYLATIFKNITMDGLVIIGLLLVLSGISWMVMISKGVFLFSTAKGNKIFLDRYRQATDPVELSSGANNFNGSGLYRIYESGCQSLDLKKTTPAVDAVGSDTPESKPIITQVKLDAFKATLEEGLVDESKRLNAWLLVLTMSISGGPFLGLLGTVWGVMNTFAAMAEAGEANIMAIAPGVASALSTTVFGLIVAIPALFGYNYLAGKIRDLTADSGIFVDQFALKVASIYGEKR; this is encoded by the coding sequence ATGATGATAGTCATGTCGTCTGTTTGTCTTCCAAAAGCAGATGCCTGGTGGAATGAAGAGTGGGAATACAGGAAAAAAGTGGCTTTGGATACGTCCTCGTCTGGTGCGTACATACAGCAGAATCTAATGGATTTTACGGTTCTTGTGCGGTTGCATACAGGCAATTTTGATTTCACCAGGGTTAAGGAAAACGGTGAGGACCTGCGGTTTGTCAGCGGTGATGATGCCACGCTTTTAAAATACCATATCGAGATGTTCGATGCCTTTGACGAGATTGCCCTTGTCTGGGTCAAGATCCCTAATATGGCACCGTCAAGCAACCAGAACAGTATTTATATTTACTACGGAAATGAGAGTGCGGTTTCAGGCCAGGACAGTAAAAGCAGCTTTGATTCCCTTTACCAGGCTGTTTATCATTTTAACGAATTTGAAGGGACACCCCAGGATGCAGCCTCTTATTCTGTTCATTCATCTGAATACCTTGCCGGGCAGGGCCTTGCCGGCGTCATAGGTAATGGGGCCACATTCAGCGGGGCCGGCTATATGAAAATCCCGGATAACCCGGCCCTTGTTTTTGACAAAGGCCTGACCTTTTCAACCTGGATCAAAATATTCCAGGAACAGGATGATGCCTGGCTTTTTTATAGACAATCGGGTGATAAAAGTATCTCCATCGGTATCAACGGTACAAAAGTTACGGCTGAAATTAAGGCGGGTGAGATTGTTCACAGCCTGGAACAGACCACAGACCTTCCCCTGGAGGGCTGGCATCATCTTGCCGTAACCATTGACCCTGACGGTAAGCTCGTCATTTATCTGGATGGTGCAGAAGCCCAGTGGATGAAAGCAGATGCGGATTTGTCCGGAATCACCGGAGATGTTTTCGTTGGCGGCGCTGATGACGGGGCCCATTATTTTTCAGGGGATATGGATGAACTCAGGATCTCCGGCATTCCAAGAACCGGGGCATGGATAAGGGGGCTTTTTACATCACAGGGACCTGCCGCAAGCCTTTGTTCCTATGCCATTGAAGAGATTAATGAATCCTCCGGCGGAATGCCCGTTTTCTATCTTGCAACCATATTTAAAAACATAACGATGGACGGGCTTGTGATCATCGGCCTTTTGCTCGTTTTGTCAGGCATTTCATGGATGGTCATGATCAGCAAGGGCGTTTTTCTATTCAGCACCGCAAAAGGAAATAAAATATTTTTAGATAGATACCGCCAAGCCACGGACCCGGTTGAACTTTCATCGGGTGCAAACAATTTTAATGGATCCGGCCTTTACAGAATATATGAGAGCGGGTGCCAATCACTTGATCTGAAAAAAACGACACCGGCGGTTGATGCTGTGGGATCTGATACCCCCGAAAGCAAGCCGATCATCACACAAGTAAAGCTTGATGCTTTCAAGGCTACCCTTGAAGAAGGCCTGGTTGATGAATCCAAACGGTTGAATGCATGGCTTCTGGTTCTGACCATGTCCATTTCCGGCGGCCCGTTTCTAGGACTTCTGGGAACGGTGTGGGGCGTTATGAATACATTTGCCGCCATGGCAGAAGCCGGGGAAGCCAATATCATGGCCATTGCCCCTGGTGTTGCGTCAGCCCTGTCCACGACGGTTTTCGGGCTGATCGTCGCGATTCCCGCCCTTTTCGGATACAACTATCTGGCAGGCAAAATAAGGGATTTAACAGCGGATTCCGGCATATTCGTTGACCAGTTTGCTTTGAAAGTGGCTTCAATTTAC